The following proteins come from a genomic window of Triticum aestivum cultivar Chinese Spring chromosome 6A, IWGSC CS RefSeq v2.1, whole genome shotgun sequence:
- the LOC123128522 gene encoding uncharacterized protein, which translates to MSTRSGKPLLVVIRRSKLSAGGEGRRICTEFKQAMYPFKWRRYMCARCGVLRDEHRASKSKVSAGDEGDHIAGKSKLSTGDEGSHIAGKSKLSAGDGGEHDTDKSKLFAGDKGEHSADKCKLSAEDEGERSANKSKISAREKGERVCTEFKQAKYPFKWRKYMCARCGVHRSEHGVSKAKAKVYDDMENIREELLPPRKRLILRFKRSQALAAAAVAASREKENKEGELEEGEITWSPGSTITKGKRATRRKP; encoded by the coding sequence ATGTCGACAAGAAGTGGCAAGCCGCTCCTCGTCGTGATCCGACGGAGCAAGCTCTCCGCAGGAGGTGAGGGCCGCCGCATCTGCACAGAGTTCAAGCAGGCCATGTACCCCTTCAAGTGGAGAAGGTACATGTGCGCAAGGTGCGGGGTGCTCCGTGATGAGCACAGGGCCTCCAAGAGCAAGGTCTCCGCAGGAGATGAGGGGGACCACATCGCAGGTAAGAGCAAGCTCTCCACAGGAGATGAGGGCTCGCACATAGCTGGCAAGAGCAAGCTCTCCGCAGGAGATGGGGGCGAGCACGACACCGACAAGAGCAAGCTGTTTGCAGGAGATAAGGGCGAGCACAGCGCTGACAAGTGCAAGCTCTCTGCAGAAGATGAGGGTGAGCGCAGCGCCAACAAGAGTAAGATCTCTGCAAGAGAGAAGGGAGAGCGTGTCTGCACCGAGTTCAAGCAGGCCAAGTACCCCTTCAAGTGGAGAAAGTACATGTGTGCCAGGTGCGGGGTGCACCGTAGCGAGCACGGTGTCAGCAAGGCCAAGGCCAAAGTGTACGACGACATGGAGAATATCAGGGAGGAGCTCCTGCCGCCACGCAAGAGGCTCATTCTCAGGTTCAAGCGGTCACAGGCCCTTgccgctgctgctgttgctgcatccagggagaaggagaacaAGGAGGGGGAGCTAGAGGAAGGGGAGATCACCTGGAGCCCCGGCTCGACGATCACCAAGGGAAAGAGAGCCACAAGGAGAAAGCCCTAG